TTATTAGCTCCAAATCTTCAATATCCGGAAGAGGTGTTTGTAATTTCTTATGCTTGTCCTTAAATTCAACCAGATTTATCCCCAAATCTTTTGGAATCGATCCCCTGTTCTTTGCCAAAAACATCATTTTACTGGCTACTGCCAATTCATGGACACTTCCTCTTGTTTTTCCACTTTCTTCAGGAGTGAACAATACGCTAACGCCCAATTCCATGCCTATTCCTGCAAGCAATACATTTACCCCTCCTGAATCTGCATCCATCAATTCTGTTACATTTCCGACACCGAAAAACATAGGGGCAGGATTTATCTTATGGAAATCATCACATGCAATTATGGATTCAACTATGCTGGAACTATTTACAGGATCCAAAATCATGTCTGCAATATATGTTAACCCTTCTGTCTTTTCAATTAACTCCTCCATCAATTCAACCCTTTCCTGAGGTGTTTTTGGGGTAATTCCTTTAGAAAAATTTGTTGGAAGCAATACTGCTGGAACATCATATTCCTTAAGGGTGTCAATAACTTTGCTGTAGTTTCCTAAATCAAGGCTCAGTACCAAGTCGATTCCATGTTCACAAGCTACCTTTATTTCTTTTGAATTTAATGTATCGATACTTAATGGTCTATCTCCTACAATTGGCCTTAGAGTTTCTATCAAATCAGGAATCCTGTCTGAATAATCCTCTCCTGCAGCCATTCCTATATCAATCATGTCGGCACCGGAATCTACGAAAAACTGGCATTTTTTTATTAGTTCTTCCTTGGATAAAAATGGAGCATTTGCAATTTCTGCAAGTACCCTCATTGGGAAATCCTCCCCTACAGGCAAATTTTTAACAAGAATGTTGTTTGGTTTTTTAAGAAGCTCTTCCCTCAATTTTTCATCGTTTTCAAAATCGTCTATGAATTTCAATGCTTCCTTTCTTTTTTCTTCTTCAATTAATTTATCTGCAGGTTTAGATGTAGATAGCTCAATTGATTCCAGTAAGTTTAAAACCATTGCCAAATCTGCACCATCAGTTGACCCTTTAAATGTAGGGATTTGCAATGCTTCTGTAATTTCGTCAGTGTCTTTTTTAATTAAACCAGGTACTAAAATTAGATCAATATTGTCCAACTCATTTTCAAAATTATTCCTTACTTCCTTTATGATTTGATTTGGAGTTAAAAATGCAGCTACTTGAGTATCTGCAACATGCACAATTACATCCTCATCAACATCGGACACTACATCACTAATCAAAGGATAAGCCAAATTCCCAGTTATAATTAAAACCTTCATTAAAAACACCTGTAAAAATAATATATAGAATATTTTACTTCTAATATATATTTATATTTATATTGTACTATTTTGCAAAATGAACAGAGTAATAGAACCAATCAAGAAATAGCCAAAATTCTGTCAATTAAATTAAAATTTTAATAAAAAAAATTAAAATAAAAATATCAAAACAGGCAATTTCCATAAAAATTGTACAAATAACAAAGATTTATATATTTTGTAATTTATAATGATTATACATGATAAACTATGGAGGAAACTAAATGATTGAGATTCGTTTTCACGGGCGTGGTGGACAAGGATCAGTAACAGCTGCTGAAATTTTGGCTAAAGCAGCATTTAAAGACGGAAAATATGTCCAAGCATTCCCATTTTTTGGAGTTGAACGTAGAGGAGCTCCAGTTATGGCTTTTACAAGAATTGACGATAAGCCAATTGATATAAGATATCAAATCTACAACCCTGACTATGTATTAGTTCTTGACGATGGATTAATGAGTGTAGTAGACGTTTTTTCAGGAGCAAAAGAAAATACCGAAGTAATTATTAATATTGCAACCGAATTTGAAAAAGAAATGAATGTGGCAATACACACAATTGATGCAACAGGAATTGCATTGGATAATTTAGGCCGTAATATTGTTAACACAATTATTTTAGGTTATTTTGCTAAAAAAACTCAAGTAGTAAGTATTGATTCACTAATTGAAGTGATAAAAGAAACATTCCCTGGAAAAGTTGGAGAATTAAATGCAAAAGCTACCAAAATAGCTTATGATATGGGATAAAATAATAAAGGTGGATTATAATGGCAGTATCTATCGGATGTGTAATAAAAACACCAGGAAGTAGTAGAAACAATAAAACAGGAAGTTGGAGAACATTCAAACCAATTCTTGATAAAGAAAAATGTATTAATTGTAATAATTGCGTAATATTTTGTCCTGATTCATCAGTAAACTTTGAACATGACATTGATTATGATTACTGCAAAGGCTGTGGAATTTGTGCAAATGAATGTCCAGTAGTTGCAATTGAAATGGTAAAAGAATAATAAAGAGGGAAAAATATGAAAAGAGAAGTTATGACAGCTAACAAAGCAGTAGCCGAAGCTGTTAAATTAGCTAAACCACAAGTAATTCCTGTTTATCCAATTACTCCACAAACAACTATTTCAGAATATTTAGCACAATTTGTCGCAGATGAAGAAATTGATGCAAAATACGTAAAAGTTGAATCAGAGCACAGTGCAATAAGTGCAGCTGTTGGAGCAAGTGGTGCAGGTGTAAGAGTATTTACAGCTACATCCTCACAAGGATTAATGTTAATGCATGAAATTTTATTTGCTGCTGCAGGTATGAGAACACCTATCGTATTAGCAGATGCAAACAGAGCAATTTCAGCACCATTGAACATTTGGAACGACCAGCAAGATTCAATCTCACAGAGAGATGCAGGCTGGTTGCAAATATATGTTGAAAATGCACAGGAAGCATTGGATACAACATTGATGGCATTTAAAATTTCTGAAAATCCAAAAGTATTGTTGCCTTCAATGGTATGTTTAGATGGATTTATTTTAACCCATACAGTAGAACCAGTTGAAATTCCAGAACAAGAAAAAGTAGATCAGTTCTTACCTCCATATAAACCTGAACATTCCTACTTAGACCCAAATGAACCAATGTCAGTTGGAACTTTAGCAGACCCTGATTATTATCTTGAAGCAAGATATGCGATGTCAGTAGCTATGAAAGAATCACTTCCAATAATCGAAGAAACCTGCAAAGAATTTGCAGAAATATTTGGAAGAGAATATGGATTGATTGACCCATACAAATGTGAAGATGCTGAAATCATATTTGTTGCTATGGGATCCATGTGTAGTACTATCAGAGTAATGGTTGATGAATTAAGAGAAAAAGGTGAAAAAGTAGGTTTACTTAAAATAAGAGCTTACAGACCATTCCCTGTAGAAGCTATTGATGAAGCAGTTAAAAACTGTGATAAACTAGCAGTACTCGATAAAAACATCAGCTTTGGAATTGGTGGAGCATTATTTGCTGACGTTAAAGCAAAAATACACAAGGACGCTTATGGATTTATCGTAGGATTAGGTGGAAGAGATATCACACCTGAAGCTATTATGGAAGTTTATGAAAAAACCAAAAACCCTGAAAGAGAGGTTACTTGGATAGGACTTAAGGAGGAATAAAAATGGAGATACCTAAAGAAGAATTATTAGCACCAGGTCACAGAGGTTGTGCTGGTTGTGGAGCTTCTATCGGAGTAAGATTAGCTCTAAAAGCATTAGGTAAAAATACTGTTGCAATTTCAGCAACCGGTTGTCTTGAAGTAATGACAACTCCTTATCCAGAAACTGCATGGGAAATCCCATGGATTCATGTTGCTTTTGAAAACGCAGGTGCTGTTGCATCAGGTGTAGAAAGCGCATTGAGAATACAAGGAAAAGATGATGTAAATGTTGTTGCATTCGGAGGAGACGGAGGAACTGTAGATATCGGTTTACAATCCCTTTCAGGTGCAATGGAAAGAGGACATAATTTTACATACATCTGTTACGATAACGAAGCTTATATGAACACCGGTATTCAAAGAAGTGGAGCAACCCCTTACGGAGCTACCACAACAACTTCACCAAAAGGAAAAGACAGTTTCGGTGAAGACAAACCTAAGAAAAACATGCCAATGATTATGGCTGCTCATGGAATACCATATGTAGCTACTGCTTCAATTGCATACCCTGAAGACTTTATGAAAAAAGTTAAAAAAGCAGCGGAAATTGATGGACCTGCATATATACATTTAAACCAGCCATGTACCACAGGTTGGGGTTATGATTCATCAAAAACCATTGAAATGGGTAGATTGGCTGTTGAAACTGGATCATGGATATTATATGAAATCGAAAATGGTGAATTTAATATCACATACAGACCAACAGAAAGAAAACCAGTAGCAGAATACTTAAAACCACAAAAAAGATTCAGACATCTTGATGATGAACATATTGAAAAAATACAAGAATTTGTTGATAAAGAATGTGCAGAATTAGGATTATAGGGAGGAAGTACATTGAAAAAAATTACTGTAAATAGAGAATTATGTGATGGTTGTCTTGATTGTCAACGTGCATGCGAATCTCTTCACGAATCCTCCAGAATAACAATCTTAGAGTACGATTCTTCATTCTACCCAATTGTATGTCAACAATGTGAAGGACAGCCTTGTTCACAAATCTGCCCTGTAGATGCAATGACCAATCTTGATGTAGATAGCGAAAAATGTATTTCCTGCGGTTTATGCAGTATGGTTTGTCCCTTTGGAGCGATTACCATCACTCCTGACACTGCTGAGAAATGTAATCGCTGTGCAGATAGAGAAGAAGGTCCTGCCTGTGTTCAAGCATGTTCAAAAAGAGCAATATCAATTGTTGATACCGATAAAATCAAACTTAACAAACAACAAGAATATATTGCAAAACTTGCTGGAAACAGCGAAAGTAAAGCTAATAAGAATAGCTTTGTAAATGTAATTACAGCTATGGGTAGATCTAAAAAAGTTTTAGAATAATGAGGTGTTAAAATGGATGATTTAATATTAACTCCTGAAGAATGCGTAGATTGTATGAAATGTGAACGTAACTGTCCACAAAATTCAATTCATGTAGTTGACAGTGTTCCATTATTCTGTATGCATTGTAATCCAGCTAAAGCTCCATGTTTACTTAAATGTCCTGAAGGAGCTATAGAAGCTCTTGGTGGAGCCATTGTTATCAACCAGGAAAAATGTATTGGTTGTGGAATATGTGAAAACGCATGTCCAATCGGAGCAATCAACATCGATGGAGCTGGAAATGTTCACAAATGTAACCTTTGCATCGATCAAGATGAAAAACAATGCGTAGCAAATTGTCCTACTGGAGCTTTAAAAGACGACGCAAAAGAACAAGTTAATGAAAAACAACAAAAGTTAGCTAAAGAATTTAATAAAGTTAAAGAGTTATTAAAATAGCTATCTTTTCTTTTTTTATTTTATTTCACGAAAAGTGATTTTTTAAATAATAATTTATTAAAAAAAGAAAGGAAAATTGATTTCCTAATAATATTTAACATATTTTGAAAGATCTTGAGTTTCACTACCAAGTATTATCCAATATCCATTACCGTTATCATAAGCTGTTATGTTTCCGTCAATATAACAAGTAATGTCATTAATTGTTTTTTCTTCTAATCCGTCTGAATTGGACATTGACTTATCAGAAATTGCCACAGTTATTATTTCCTCATCATCATTTTGATATATATTGATCTCTGTGGTATTGTCCTTACTCATCTTAAAATCAACAAATGTGAAGTTGTTTTTTGCAAATTCAGCATCTATATTGTCATACATCTTATCCATGGAACTTGTAGAAACTGCCAATGCACTGCTAGCAAAAATACCTGAAATAGCTACAACAATTCCAAAAAGTAAAGCATACTTGTAAACTAATTTTTTATTCAAAAATATTCCTCCAATAATATGTAGTTTAATATCTGTTTATTGAATTATTAAAATTTTAGCAATCCCAAAATATATATTATCATTTTAATAAACTCATTAATAATATAAAAAGGGAGAAGGGGGATTTATTTGATTACAAAAGATAAAATAAAGGAAACAGTATATGAACTATACAAGGATGCTGTTATTAATTTTCATGACGATATGAAATGCTCATTAGAACATGCTCTTAAAAATGAAGAAAATGAGTTGGCAATATTAAATATTGAAGCTATATTGAAAAATATTGAAATAGCTAAAGAAAAAGAAATTCCGATGTGTCAAGATACTGGTTTGCCTGTGGTTTTTGTTAAATTAGGTAATGTTGAAGTTGAAAACCTTAGGGAAGGAATCGAAGAGGGAATTAAAAAGGCAACAGAAGAGGTTCCCATTAGACCAAACATTGTGGATCCCATAACACGTGAAAACACAAATGTCAATGTTGGAGTTCTTATACCTCCTATTGATATCGAACTTATTGATGACGATTACTTGGAAATTACAATTTTGCCTAAGGGATTCGGTTCTGAAAACAACAACAAACTCAAAATGGCATTGCCTGCTGAAGGAATTGAAGGAATCAAAGACTTTGTTGTCGAAACAGTATTGTCCGCAAAAGGAAAACCATGCCCTCCAACTGTAGTGGGCGTAGGTGTTGGTGGAACTTCCGACATGGCATTGAAGCTAGGTAAAAAAGCTTTGATGGAAGAAATCGGTAAAAGAAATGAAGATCCTGTTTTAGCTAAATTGGAAGAAGAAATAATGGAAGAAATAAACAATTCCGGAATCGGACCGATGGGCCTTGGTGGAAAAACAACAACACTGGACGTAAAAATATTAAAGGCAGATACACACACCGCAGGACTCCCTATTGGAGTTTGTATCCAATGCTGGGCAAATAGATTTGCAACTGCAAAAATTTACGATGAATAAAAAAGGATAACATAAATTTATCCTTCTCTTTTTAAATTTTCATGCTAAAAACTCTTAAAAAAAGGAAAAGATATGAATTATCTAAAGGTACGTGGAGTTGTAGACCTTGGAATATTATTATGAAACTCAAGAGCAATATCCGCAATTTCTACAGATGTATTCCCTATTCCTTTAAATGCTTTAACTACCCTAAATAAATAAATAAAATAATTGGAACGTTCCTTTTCATCAAATGGATTTTCAGCCATACGAGTAGCTATCAAATTTATTGCCTTACTTTGAAGAATTTGCAGTGACTCTTCCATATCCATAATTTCGTCTTTTGAATCAGTTTTTCCATCTAAAAAAGCAATCATTGAAGAGCGAATCATTTTTTGAGATTTCTTATACATTTTAGTTAAATATTTAAGAATATCCTCCTCAATCTCATAAACATCATTAATAACGAACTTTGCAATATGACCGCAATAATCCCCAATTCTTTCCAATTCATATGCAACCTCATTATAAAGGACTGATTTTGAAAATTCGGAATTTTGATTTATGCTAGCGATTGTTTCAACAGAAGTCTTTACTTTTTCAACCATGTTGTTGGTAATAAAATCCATTTCAAGGGCCTCATTAGCCTTAACTTCATCATGTTCCAAAAGAGCGTTAAATGAACACTCCAACTGATTATGAACATGTTTTACCATATTTCTGACCATGTCATTTACAAATATGTTACCGGCACTATCTTCACGGGAAATATTGCCCCCGTAAGACTCCAAAAACTTTTCATAGCTTTTTAAATCAAGAATATATCCTCTTTTAACTGTTCCATCTTCAACAAGAGGCTTTAATAGCTGAGTAACATATCTTCTTGTGATGCCCAATTTTTCAGCTATCTCTTCCTGAGTAGATGGATTTTCATGTAAAATCAAATCTAAAATATCCTTTAGTGTCCTATCCCTTTTACTCATACCCGTACCTCTATTGAAAAACATTTACCAACTAATATCTTTTTCTTCTATTTTCATTGTTTAGAGGATTTCTCCTTGGTGCTGGAATTCTATCCTCATTAATATCTATGTTTGGACCTTTGCCTTTAAAATTATTGTTTTTAGGAGCCCTCATTCCTGATTGGTTTTGGGATTCCCCATAATAATTCCTTGGAGCGTTTGGTTTTCTCCCATGATACGAATTATCTTCATAGTTCCTGCGAATTCTATTATTTGGAATATAATCCTCTTCAAAGTCATTGTAATGATTAGTTCTTCTTGAAGGAACCTCCCTCAGTGAAAGATCATCCAAATCATCATATTGTAATTTGGAATTTCTAACTTTGAACCGTTTTACATCTTCTTTTCCAAAATTATCACCATTGGAATTTTTAAACTCCTTATGGATTACAGAAGCATTCTTAAGGATCAACAGAATAACTGCAACCAGAAGTAAAAATGCAAATACTTCAATTGAGAAATCAAAGTGGCGGAATATTCCATCATACAATTGTGAAAAGAATGTGTTTGAATCTACAAATCCTCTGGCCAAGAATATCAAACCTATGAATGCTACCAACAGACCATATGACTTTTTAACAATGTTTGGTCTGATAATAAACGGATAAACACCCATTACAACAAGTGCAAATCCTAATATCCTATATAAATTATTGTCAACAGCACCTTGAATTTTAAGATAAGCATTTAAGAAAGTTCCTGGAAGATACCCCCATTGAGATAAAAATGCCGCAAGCAACAATAGCTG
The genomic region above belongs to Methanobrevibacter sp. and contains:
- a CDS encoding 4Fe-4S dicluster domain-containing protein, translating into MDDLILTPEECVDCMKCERNCPQNSIHVVDSVPLFCMHCNPAKAPCLLKCPEGAIEALGGAIVINQEKCIGCGICENACPIGAINIDGAGNVHKCNLCIDQDEKQCVANCPTGALKDDAKEQVNEKQQKLAKEFNKVKELLK
- a CDS encoding pyruvate ferredoxin oxidoreductase subunit gamma, producing MIEIRFHGRGGQGSVTAAEILAKAAFKDGKYVQAFPFFGVERRGAPVMAFTRIDDKPIDIRYQIYNPDYVLVLDDGLMSVVDVFSGAKENTEVIINIATEFEKEMNVAIHTIDATGIALDNLGRNIVNTIILGYFAKKTQVVSIDSLIEVIKETFPGKVGELNAKATKIAYDMG
- the porA gene encoding pyruvate synthase subunit PorA produces the protein MKREVMTANKAVAEAVKLAKPQVIPVYPITPQTTISEYLAQFVADEEIDAKYVKVESEHSAISAAVGASGAGVRVFTATSSQGLMLMHEILFAAAGMRTPIVLADANRAISAPLNIWNDQQDSISQRDAGWLQIYVENAQEALDTTLMAFKISENPKVLLPSMVCLDGFILTHTVEPVEIPEQEKVDQFLPPYKPEHSYLDPNEPMSVGTLADPDYYLEARYAMSVAMKESLPIIEETCKEFAEIFGREYGLIDPYKCEDAEIIFVAMGSMCSTIRVMVDELREKGEKVGLLKIRAYRPFPVEAIDEAVKNCDKLAVLDKNISFGIGGALFADVKAKIHKDAYGFIVGLGGRDITPEAIMEVYEKTKNPEREVTWIGLKEE
- a CDS encoding 4Fe-4S dicluster domain-containing protein: MKKITVNRELCDGCLDCQRACESLHESSRITILEYDSSFYPIVCQQCEGQPCSQICPVDAMTNLDVDSEKCISCGLCSMVCPFGAITITPDTAEKCNRCADREEGPACVQACSKRAISIVDTDKIKLNKQQEYIAKLAGNSESKANKNSFVNVITAMGRSKKVLE
- the porD gene encoding pyruvate synthase subunit PorD — protein: MAVSIGCVIKTPGSSRNNKTGSWRTFKPILDKEKCINCNNCVIFCPDSSVNFEHDIDYDYCKGCGICANECPVVAIEMVKE
- a CDS encoding fumarate hydratase, which produces MITKDKIKETVYELYKDAVINFHDDMKCSLEHALKNEENELAILNIEAILKNIEIAKEKEIPMCQDTGLPVVFVKLGNVEVENLREGIEEGIKKATEEVPIRPNIVDPITRENTNVNVGVLIPPIDIELIDDDYLEITILPKGFGSENNNKLKMALPAEGIEGIKDFVVETVLSAKGKPCPPTVVGVGVGGTSDMALKLGKKALMEEIGKRNEDPVLAKLEEEIMEEINNSGIGPMGLGGKTTTLDVKILKADTHTAGLPIGVCIQCWANRFATAKIYDE
- the porB gene encoding pyruvate synthase subunit PorB; the protein is MEIPKEELLAPGHRGCAGCGASIGVRLALKALGKNTVAISATGCLEVMTTPYPETAWEIPWIHVAFENAGAVASGVESALRIQGKDDVNVVAFGGDGGTVDIGLQSLSGAMERGHNFTYICYDNEAYMNTGIQRSGATPYGATTTTSPKGKDSFGEDKPKKNMPMIMAAHGIPYVATASIAYPEDFMKKVKKAAEIDGPAYIHLNQPCTTGWGYDSSKTIEMGRLAVETGSWILYEIENGEFNITYRPTERKPVAEYLKPQKRFRHLDDEHIEKIQEFVDKECAELGL
- a CDS encoding PhoU domain-containing protein, with the protein product MSKRDRTLKDILDLILHENPSTQEEIAEKLGITRRYVTQLLKPLVEDGTVKRGYILDLKSYEKFLESYGGNISREDSAGNIFVNDMVRNMVKHVHNQLECSFNALLEHDEVKANEALEMDFITNNMVEKVKTSVETIASINQNSEFSKSVLYNEVAYELERIGDYCGHIAKFVINDVYEIEEDILKYLTKMYKKSQKMIRSSMIAFLDGKTDSKDEIMDMEESLQILQSKAINLIATRMAENPFDEKERSNYFIYLFRVVKAFKGIGNTSVEIADIALEFHNNIPRSTTPRTFR
- a CDS encoding dihydropteroate synthase-like protein, whose amino-acid sequence is MKVLIITGNLAYPLISDVVSDVDEDVIVHVADTQVAAFLTPNQIIKEVRNNFENELDNIDLILVPGLIKKDTDEITEALQIPTFKGSTDGADLAMVLNLLESIELSTSKPADKLIEEEKRKEALKFIDDFENDEKLREELLKKPNNILVKNLPVGEDFPMRVLAEIANAPFLSKEELIKKCQFFVDSGADMIDIGMAAGEDYSDRIPDLIETLRPIVGDRPLSIDTLNSKEIKVACEHGIDLVLSLDLGNYSKVIDTLKEYDVPAVLLPTNFSKGITPKTPQERVELMEELIEKTEGLTYIADMILDPVNSSSIVESIIACDDFHKINPAPMFFGVGNVTELMDADSGGVNVLLAGIGMELGVSVLFTPEESGKTRGSVHELAVASKMMFLAKNRGSIPKDLGINLVEFKDKHKKLQTPLPDIEDLELITPGEPIKFSRDVAGSFKIVIDYGTSVENSKIIVVHFKKNAPDLVFEGKTAKEIYDEIIKKDLVTKLEHAAYLGAELEKAEIAMNTRKDYVQDFDLF